In the Desulfatiglans anilini DSM 4660 genome, one interval contains:
- a CDS encoding homocysteine biosynthesis protein, whose product MAAKGFTRSIQEINEKIRKGQVVVVTADEMTEIVKSEGVQKAAREVDVVTTGTFSTMCSSGALINFGHTKPATKASQVWLNDVPAYAGLAAVDIFIGATEPVRDDPLNRVHPGQFKYGGGHVIQDLIAGRKVNLVVTAYGTDCYPNREVKKRVSLEDLPYAVLLNPRNAYQNYNCAVNLSGKTIYTYMGVLKPNAGNANYATAGQLSPLFNDPLYQTMGLGTRIFLGGAQGYIVGPGTQHNPNAKRHSNGTPLTPAGTLMVMGDMKAMNPRWMVGVSILGYGCSLAVGLGVPIPILNEEIARHCGVSDDDIFTQIIDYGVDYPKGESKSLGQVSYAELKSGSIRFNGIDIHTVPLSSYIRAREVAQSLKGWIESGEFLLTEPVTGLPGPSL is encoded by the coding sequence GGGTTTACGAGAAGCATTCAGGAGATCAACGAAAAGATCAGGAAAGGCCAGGTTGTCGTCGTCACGGCCGACGAGATGACCGAGATTGTGAAAAGCGAAGGGGTGCAGAAGGCAGCGCGTGAAGTGGACGTGGTGACGACCGGGACCTTTTCGACCATGTGTTCTTCAGGCGCCCTGATCAATTTCGGCCATACCAAGCCGGCCACCAAGGCATCGCAGGTTTGGCTGAACGACGTGCCGGCCTATGCAGGACTGGCGGCGGTCGACATCTTCATCGGGGCCACGGAGCCGGTCCGGGACGACCCGCTGAACCGTGTGCATCCAGGGCAATTCAAGTACGGGGGCGGTCATGTGATCCAGGACCTCATCGCGGGCAGGAAGGTGAACCTGGTTGTAACGGCCTATGGGACCGACTGCTATCCCAATCGGGAGGTCAAAAAACGGGTGAGCCTGGAGGATTTGCCTTATGCCGTTCTGCTGAACCCGAGAAACGCCTATCAGAACTACAACTGCGCCGTCAATCTGAGCGGAAAGACCATTTACACCTACATGGGGGTCCTCAAGCCCAACGCCGGCAATGCAAACTACGCCACGGCGGGACAGCTGAGCCCCCTCTTCAACGACCCTCTGTACCAGACGATGGGGCTGGGGACGCGCATTTTTCTGGGCGGGGCCCAGGGCTATATCGTCGGGCCGGGAACCCAGCACAATCCGAACGCGAAGAGGCATTCGAACGGAACCCCCTTGACCCCTGCAGGGACCTTGATGGTCATGGGAGACATGAAGGCGATGAATCCCCGCTGGATGGTCGGGGTGAGCATCCTCGGCTATGGATGCTCGCTGGCGGTCGGACTGGGCGTTCCCATCCCGATCCTGAACGAGGAGATCGCACGGCACTGCGGCGTTTCGGATGACGATATTTTCACCCAGATCATCGATTATGGGGTCGATTACCCGAAAGGCGAATCGAAGAGCCTCGGGCAGGTCAGCTACGCCGAGTTGAAGAGCGGCTCCATCCGTTTCAACGGCATCGATATCCACACGGTTCCGCTATCGTCCTATATCCGCGCGCGCGAAGTGGCTCAGAGCCTGAAGGGTTGGATCGAGAGCGGCGAGTTCCTGCTCACGGAGCCGGTGACCGGCCTGCCCGGTCCTTCTCTTTGA
- a CDS encoding ATP-dependent 6-phosphofructokinase translates to MTTKDKATVEVPDSLDLGIETLGPCRIPSPMKEIQFVQDNERILFHSNLKAYDCRSGMLNDPPCFEMAGPRREIYFDPSKLKCGIVTCGGICPGLNDVIRATVLSLSHHYGVQGVFGFRYGFEGLIPRYRHTPMELTPRTVAEIQQSGGTILGTSRGPQDISEMVDTLERMNIGILFTIGGDGTLRAARGFSEEIARRRLKISIVAIPKTIDNDIAYVDQSFGFETAVAESRRAIYAAHVEALGARNGIGLVRLMGRDAGFIAANATLANSEVNFCLVPEAPFSLDAFLKALQERLIRRQHAVIVVAEGAGQDLVGGTGERDASGNRRLGDVGLFLKEKILAYFAGAGMEVTLKYIDPSYTIRSTPANAHDSVFCLLLGHNAVHAGMTGRTNMVVGYWNGEYTHVPIPLAVSRTKQIDPRGRFWSSVLESTGQRIGRV, encoded by the coding sequence ATGACAACGAAAGACAAGGCGACGGTGGAAGTCCCGGATAGCCTGGATCTGGGCATAGAAACGCTCGGACCCTGCCGCATCCCCTCTCCTATGAAGGAGATCCAGTTCGTACAAGACAACGAACGGATCCTGTTTCATTCCAACCTGAAGGCGTACGACTGCCGCTCCGGCATGCTGAACGATCCCCCCTGTTTTGAAATGGCGGGACCGCGCCGGGAGATCTATTTCGATCCTTCGAAACTCAAGTGCGGCATCGTGACCTGCGGCGGCATTTGCCCAGGACTGAACGACGTCATCCGCGCTACGGTCCTGAGCCTGTCCCATCACTACGGTGTGCAGGGTGTCTTCGGCTTCCGCTACGGTTTCGAAGGCCTGATCCCTCGATACCGCCACACACCGATGGAGTTGACGCCGCGAACGGTCGCCGAGATCCAGCAGAGCGGCGGCACGATCCTCGGGACCTCGCGCGGGCCGCAAGACATCTCCGAGATGGTGGACACGCTTGAGCGGATGAACATCGGAATCCTCTTCACCATCGGCGGGGACGGCACCCTCAGGGCGGCGAGGGGCTTTTCGGAAGAGATCGCCCGCCGTCGTCTGAAGATCAGCATCGTCGCTATCCCGAAGACCATCGACAATGACATTGCCTATGTGGACCAATCCTTCGGCTTCGAGACCGCTGTCGCCGAATCGCGACGCGCCATCTACGCGGCCCATGTCGAGGCGCTCGGCGCCCGGAACGGGATCGGTTTGGTCCGCCTGATGGGCCGGGATGCCGGGTTCATCGCCGCCAACGCGACCCTCGCGAACAGTGAGGTGAACTTTTGCCTGGTTCCGGAAGCGCCGTTCAGTCTGGACGCTTTTCTGAAGGCGTTGCAAGAGCGCCTGATCCGGCGGCAGCACGCCGTTATCGTGGTTGCGGAAGGCGCGGGACAGGACCTTGTGGGTGGGACCGGTGAGAGGGATGCCTCCGGCAACCGGCGGCTCGGCGATGTCGGTCTTTTCCTCAAGGAAAAGATCCTTGCCTATTTTGCGGGAGCAGGGATGGAAGTCACCCTGAAATACATCGATCCAAGCTACACCATCCGGAGCACGCCCGCCAATGCGCATGACTCCGTCTTCTGCCTGCTCTTGGGGCACAATGCCGTCCACGCCGGCATGACGGGCCGCACCAACATGGTCGTCGGCTACTGGAACGGGGAATATACCCACGTGCCCATCCCTCTGGCCGTTTCCCGGACCAAACAGATCGATCCCAGGGGTCGCTTCTGGAGCAGCGTGCTCGAATCGACCGGCCAGCGCATCGGAAGGGTGTGA
- a CDS encoding WbqC family protein, producing the protein MIVSTVQPYFAPHAAFFAKAVRSDVMVFMDDVQFPQRSTWLTRNRFKNDQGVVWLSVPVWKKGLGLQKIREVRLCNEGRWRRKHLTTLRAAYGRAPYFEEHKAFLERLYGKNHEFLLDMNLELLRYLAQCLGIDTRMPLLSELNIDAVEPHLSVAVAQALGATTFLAQKGALKYLDRSLFEEAGIGLAPIRIRPPVYPQLWGPFLSNLSVLDLLFNCGPAAARIIRMPAGGGRAGRQSARTGLQPSGNA; encoded by the coding sequence ATGATCGTCTCGACAGTCCAACCCTACTTCGCCCCTCACGCGGCCTTCTTCGCCAAGGCCGTCCGTTCCGACGTCATGGTATTCATGGATGACGTTCAATTCCCGCAGCGAAGCACCTGGCTCACGCGCAACCGCTTCAAGAACGATCAGGGCGTGGTCTGGCTCTCGGTGCCGGTGTGGAAAAAGGGGCTGGGTCTGCAGAAGATCCGCGAGGTGCGTCTGTGCAACGAGGGGCGGTGGCGCCGCAAACACCTGACCACTTTGCGGGCGGCTTACGGCCGGGCGCCTTATTTCGAGGAGCACAAAGCGTTTCTGGAGAGATTATACGGAAAAAACCATGAATTCCTTTTGGACATGAATCTCGAACTGCTACGCTATCTTGCGCAATGCCTGGGAATCGACACCCGCATGCCCCTGCTCTCGGAGCTGAACATCGATGCCGTAGAACCGCATCTTTCGGTAGCCGTTGCCCAGGCCCTGGGCGCCACCACCTTCCTTGCCCAGAAAGGCGCTCTCAAATATCTCGATCGTTCGCTCTTCGAGGAAGCAGGCATCGGACTGGCGCCGATCCGCATCAGGCCTCCCGTGTACCCGCAGCTCTGGGGGCCTTTCCTGTCCAACCTCTCCGTCCTTGATTTGCTTTTCAACTGCGGACCTGCAGCGGCGCGGATCATCCGAATGCCCGCCGGAGGCGGGCGCGCCGGCCGGCAATCGGCTCGCACGGGCTTACAGCCGTCTGGAAACGCATAA
- a CDS encoding DUF3786 domain-containing protein encodes MSSYKSMMRENLKQAFLRPAADLAASMAARMENDGSLSFEAFGEPCRVTRQGITLGGREPEDPRDLLISLYALHATNGAPSIHPLRAFKDLPGSMPYQQAFRTHTEMILLPFVSAIQKRQAEITARFHGETCTGTGGDFAFLLQPLPKILLGYIFYLQDEDFPASATCLFSSNATDFMPLDGLADVAEYTSRGILDLLRA; translated from the coding sequence ATGAGTTCTTATAAATCGATGATGCGAGAAAACCTGAAACAGGCGTTCCTGCGGCCGGCTGCGGATCTTGCCGCCTCTATGGCTGCACGGATGGAAAACGACGGGTCGCTTTCTTTCGAGGCGTTCGGGGAACCCTGCCGGGTGACGCGGCAGGGCATCACCCTCGGCGGACGGGAACCTGAAGACCCCAGGGATCTCCTCATCTCCCTTTACGCGCTCCACGCCACAAATGGGGCGCCATCGATCCACCCGCTGCGCGCCTTCAAGGATCTTCCGGGCAGCATGCCTTATCAGCAGGCCTTCCGGACCCACACCGAAATGATCCTTTTGCCTTTTGTTTCCGCCATCCAAAAACGTCAAGCGGAAATCACCGCCCGTTTCCACGGAGAGACCTGCACGGGAACGGGAGGCGATTTCGCCTTCCTGCTGCAGCCGCTGCCCAAGATCTTGCTCGGCTATATCTTTTACCTCCAGGACGAGGACTTCCCGGCGTCTGCCACCTGTCTTTTTTCATCCAACGCGACAGATTTCATGCCGCTGGACGGGTTGGCGGATGTGGCGGAATACACATCGAGGGGAATCCTGGACCTCCTGCGGGCGTGA
- a CDS encoding putative porin, whose protein sequence is MARRWSCFVVWTALIFVGWMGTHAGAAGEVGQEELLERLDALTKLIEQQQQEIERLRREVENQRGAITRVEETQTRVEETRKAEVQEAVATEVDKQESSWKDSIPRWIRTMKVSGDLRLRYEGIYGRGETQPDGSVKDLPNRDRFRLRARLFFDGDITEEVSTHFMICTNQDANREATTTNQSFTDDFNDKGIYLHRAYATYEPKWLPGLELTGGKFKNTFLHTDIMWDPDVNPEGFYERYRYAGLKHFTPFVQFGQMVVNEVKNESDDAMLYIYQAGYVWEAGAVKWTMAGSYYDWSNLQNSKYLHTADYAGGGGNTFVLDDKGMLQYAYDFNLWEAYTTVDFTVKSLPVQLLGDYIVNVADRVPSDEDSAYYAGFQVGKAKKKGEWAVTYKYARIERNALIGSMNDQDFYGANRKGHKVKVMFRPLNHVRFDMAYFYTDPVKDWDPSDITFNKNKERMHEDRVQVDLIFDF, encoded by the coding sequence ATGGCAAGACGATGGAGTTGTTTCGTGGTATGGACCGCGCTGATCTTCGTCGGATGGATGGGGACGCATGCGGGCGCGGCCGGTGAGGTGGGCCAGGAGGAGCTGCTCGAGCGCCTCGACGCCTTGACCAAGTTGATAGAACAGCAGCAGCAGGAAATCGAGCGGCTGCGGCGGGAGGTCGAAAATCAGCGCGGGGCGATTACGCGCGTCGAAGAGACGCAGACCCGGGTCGAAGAGACCCGCAAGGCGGAGGTTCAAGAGGCCGTGGCGACCGAGGTCGACAAGCAGGAGAGCAGCTGGAAAGACTCTATCCCGCGATGGATCAGGACCATGAAGGTTTCCGGGGATCTGCGTCTCCGCTACGAAGGCATCTACGGCCGGGGCGAGACCCAACCGGACGGCTCCGTGAAGGATCTGCCGAATCGCGACCGGTTTCGACTGAGGGCGCGCCTGTTTTTCGATGGGGATATCACCGAAGAGGTTTCCACGCACTTCATGATCTGCACCAACCAGGACGCAAACCGGGAGGCGACGACGACCAATCAGAGTTTCACCGACGACTTCAACGACAAGGGGATCTACCTTCATCGAGCCTACGCCACTTACGAGCCCAAATGGCTGCCGGGCCTCGAGCTGACAGGCGGAAAATTCAAGAACACCTTTCTGCACACCGACATCATGTGGGACCCGGATGTGAACCCGGAGGGATTCTATGAACGTTATCGGTATGCGGGCCTCAAGCATTTCACCCCGTTCGTTCAGTTCGGGCAGATGGTGGTGAACGAGGTCAAGAACGAGAGCGACGACGCGATGCTCTACATCTACCAGGCCGGCTATGTGTGGGAGGCGGGCGCCGTGAAATGGACCATGGCGGGCAGCTATTACGACTGGTCCAACCTCCAGAATTCCAAATACCTGCACACCGCGGATTATGCGGGCGGCGGCGGTAATACCTTCGTGCTGGACGACAAGGGAATGCTCCAGTATGCCTATGACTTCAACCTGTGGGAGGCCTATACGACCGTCGATTTCACGGTGAAATCCCTGCCGGTTCAGCTCCTGGGGGACTACATCGTCAATGTGGCCGACCGGGTTCCCAGTGATGAGGATTCCGCCTACTATGCGGGTTTCCAGGTGGGCAAGGCCAAGAAGAAGGGAGAGTGGGCGGTCACTTACAAATATGCGCGGATCGAGCGGAACGCGCTGATAGGCTCCATGAACGATCAGGATTTTTATGGGGCGAACCGAAAAGGGCACAAGGTCAAAGTGATGTTCCGCCCCTTGAATCATGTCCGCTTCGATATGGCGTATTTTTACACCGACCCGGTCAAGGACTGGGACCCGAGCGACATCACGTTCAACAAGAACAAGGAGCGTATGCACGAAGACAGAGTGCAGGTGGACTTGATCTTCGACTTCTAG
- the asnS gene encoding asparagine--tRNA ligase has protein sequence MARTRIKDILSGGTTGARYKVCGWVRTRRDSKGGFSFIELNDGSCMENLQLIADAQTADYEGTVLRLQPGCSLEVEGLLQASPGKGQRVELKVEALRVFGWADPEHYPLQKKRHSFEFLRTIAHLRPRTNTFGAVARVRNAVSHAIHTFFQERGFLYVHTPIITGSDCEGAGDLFHITTFDLGAVPIEEGRVDFSEDFFGQPANLTVSGQLEAEIYALALGDVYTFGPTFRAENSNTSRHLAEFWMVEPEMAFCELEGDMDLAVEFLQYLFRHVLDHCRGDLEFFNRFIDQSVIGTLETLATQDFERLSYTEAIEILSKSGEEFEFPVAWGTDLQSEHERYLCEKTFKKPVILTDYPKTIKPFYMKLNPDGKTVRAMDVLVPKIGEIIGGSQREDDYDTLLQRIEESGLHVDDYWWYLDLRRFGSTPHAGFGLGLERLVQFITGMGNIRDVIPFPRTPGNLNF, from the coding sequence TTGGCAAGGACACGGATCAAAGACATATTGTCCGGCGGAACGACCGGGGCCCGCTATAAGGTTTGCGGATGGGTCCGGACCAGGAGGGATTCGAAGGGCGGTTTCTCGTTCATCGAGCTCAATGACGGATCCTGCATGGAAAATCTCCAGCTCATCGCCGATGCGCAGACGGCCGATTACGAAGGCACGGTGCTGAGGCTCCAGCCCGGCTGCTCTCTCGAAGTCGAGGGTCTGCTCCAGGCCTCTCCGGGGAAAGGGCAGCGGGTCGAACTGAAGGTCGAGGCCCTGCGCGTCTTCGGCTGGGCCGACCCGGAACACTATCCCCTGCAGAAAAAGCGCCATTCCTTCGAATTCCTGCGAACCATCGCCCACCTGCGGCCGCGTACCAACACCTTCGGGGCCGTGGCGCGGGTCCGCAACGCCGTCAGCCACGCCATCCACACCTTTTTTCAGGAGCGGGGCTTCCTGTATGTCCACACCCCCATCATCACCGGCAGCGACTGCGAAGGGGCCGGTGATCTTTTTCACATCACCACCTTCGACCTCGGCGCCGTCCCCATCGAGGAGGGCCGGGTGGATTTTTCGGAGGACTTTTTCGGTCAGCCTGCCAACCTGACGGTATCCGGCCAACTGGAAGCGGAGATCTATGCCCTGGCCCTGGGAGACGTCTACACCTTCGGCCCCACCTTTCGCGCGGAAAACTCGAACACCTCCCGCCACCTGGCCGAATTCTGGATGGTCGAGCCCGAGATGGCCTTTTGTGAACTCGAAGGCGACATGGACCTTGCCGTCGAGTTCCTCCAGTATCTCTTTCGCCACGTTTTGGATCATTGCCGGGGCGATCTCGAGTTTTTCAACCGCTTCATCGATCAGAGCGTCATCGGCACCCTCGAAACCCTCGCCACCCAGGATTTCGAGCGGCTGTCCTACACCGAGGCGATCGAGATCCTGTCGAAGAGCGGTGAGGAATTTGAATTTCCCGTCGCGTGGGGGACGGACCTCCAATCGGAACACGAGCGCTACCTTTGCGAGAAAACCTTCAAGAAACCGGTCATCCTCACCGATTATCCGAAAACGATCAAACCGTTCTACATGAAACTGAACCCGGACGGAAAAACCGTCCGGGCCATGGATGTCCTCGTTCCCAAGATCGGCGAGATCATCGGCGGCAGTCAGCGCGAGGACGACTACGATACCCTCCTTCAGCGAATCGAAGAGAGCGGTCTCCACGTCGATGACTACTGGTGGTACCTGGATCTGCGCCGCTTCGGCAGCACCCCCCACGCCGGCTTCGGTCTCGGTCTGGAGAGGCTGGTCCAGTTCATCACCGGGATGGGCAACATCCGCGACGTCATCCCCTTCCCGAGGACTCCGGGAAACCTCAACTTCTGA
- the serC gene encoding 3-phosphoserine/phosphohydroxythreonine transaminase — protein MTKRIHNFNAGPAALPLPVLEEMQQELLDFKGSGMSILEVSHRSKWFDEVINDAVARTRRLLNLGDDFEVVFIQGGASLQFCMIPMNLAVDGQPVDYINTGTWSTKAIKEAKTLKKQVHVIASSEDRDFCYIPKAFDIDEGAAYLHFTSNNTIKGTQWAQFPNPRTVPLVCDMSSDFMSRPFDPQPFGLIYAGAQKNIGPAGTALAIIRKDMLERVPADLPAMLKYTTFTEKNSMYNTPACVVIYVIDLVLKWLEDTVGGLANMELLNREKGKTIYDLLDRSDFYRGTADKDSRSLMNVTFRLPSEELEKRFIADAQTAGLGGLKGHRSVGGCRASIYNATGLDAVKALVEFMREFERKA, from the coding sequence ATGACGAAACGCATCCACAATTTCAACGCCGGCCCGGCGGCCCTTCCCCTGCCGGTCCTCGAGGAAATGCAGCAGGAACTGTTGGACTTCAAAGGATCAGGCATGTCGATCCTGGAGGTCAGCCACCGCAGCAAGTGGTTCGACGAGGTCATCAACGACGCCGTGGCGAGAACAAGGCGGCTTCTCAATCTCGGGGATGATTTCGAGGTCGTTTTCATCCAGGGGGGCGCGAGCCTTCAGTTCTGCATGATCCCCATGAACCTGGCCGTGGACGGCCAGCCGGTCGACTACATCAACACCGGGACCTGGTCCACCAAGGCCATCAAGGAAGCCAAGACGCTGAAGAAACAGGTCCATGTGATCGCCTCTTCGGAGGACAGAGATTTCTGCTACATCCCGAAGGCCTTCGACATAGACGAGGGAGCCGCCTACCTGCATTTCACCTCCAACAACACCATCAAAGGGACGCAGTGGGCGCAATTCCCGAACCCTCGCACCGTACCCCTCGTATGCGACATGTCTTCGGATTTCATGAGCCGTCCGTTCGACCCCCAACCGTTCGGCCTCATCTATGCCGGCGCCCAGAAGAATATCGGCCCGGCCGGGACGGCGCTGGCGATCATCCGCAAAGACATGCTCGAGCGCGTCCCCGCCGATCTCCCGGCGATGCTGAAATACACGACGTTCACGGAGAAGAACTCCATGTACAACACGCCGGCCTGCGTCGTGATCTATGTCATCGACCTCGTTCTCAAATGGCTGGAAGACACCGTCGGGGGGCTTGCCAACATGGAACTCCTCAACCGTGAAAAGGGTAAGACGATCTACGATCTGCTCGATCGGTCCGATTTCTACCGCGGCACGGCCGACAAGGACAGCCGTTCCCTCATGAACGTCACGTTCCGCCTGCCCAGCGAAGAGCTCGAAAAGCGCTTCATCGCCGATGCGCAGACGGCCGGCCTGGGAGGGCTCAAGGGGCACCGCTCCGTTGGCGGCTGCCGCGCCTCCATTTACAATGCCACCGGTCTGGATGCCGTCAAGGCCCTGGTGGAATTCATGCGGGAATTCGAGCGCAAGGCATAG
- a CDS encoding AAA family ATPase, giving the protein MKLAVSGKGGVGKTTFAAFLIRALADQGKRVLAIDADPDANLAQALGVKNSEDIVPISNMKELIEERTEAKVGTMGSFFKLNPKVDDLPERLSVEVDGVKVMVMGGVKKGGAGCICPESTLLKNLVRHIVLSRDEAVVLDMEAGLEHLGRGTAMSVDRLIVVVEPGRRSIETAHQIRALAADVGIKKLSFVGNKIRSPEDREFLLTQMPDFDFLGFIPYGKGIIEADLEGRPPYEKDSETMTLVKDMLKKLQKN; this is encoded by the coding sequence ATGAAACTGGCCGTCAGTGGAAAAGGCGGGGTGGGAAAAACCACATTCGCCGCGTTTCTGATCCGTGCCCTCGCCGATCAAGGCAAACGGGTCCTGGCCATCGATGCAGACCCGGACGCGAACCTCGCCCAGGCGCTGGGTGTCAAGAACAGCGAAGACATCGTCCCCATATCCAACATGAAAGAATTGATCGAAGAGCGGACCGAGGCCAAGGTCGGCACGATGGGCTCCTTTTTCAAGCTGAACCCCAAAGTGGACGACCTTCCGGAAAGGCTCTCCGTAGAGGTCGACGGGGTCAAGGTCATGGTCATGGGCGGGGTCAAAAAGGGCGGCGCGGGCTGCATCTGCCCAGAGAGCACGCTCTTGAAGAACCTGGTGCGCCACATCGTTCTCTCGCGCGACGAGGCCGTCGTTCTCGACATGGAGGCTGGCCTGGAGCACCTGGGACGGGGTACCGCCATGTCGGTCGACCGGCTGATCGTCGTCGTTGAGCCGGGCCGGCGCAGCATCGAAACGGCCCACCAGATACGCGCCCTTGCAGCGGATGTCGGGATCAAGAAACTGAGCTTCGTCGGCAACAAGATCCGCTCCCCCGAGGATCGGGAATTCCTGCTGACGCAGATGCCCGATTTCGACTTTCTTGGCTTCATCCCTTACGGAAAAGGAATCATCGAGGCGGATCTCGAAGGAAGACCGCCTTACGAAAAGGACAGCGAAACCATGACCCTCGTCAAGGACATGCTGAAAAAGCTGCAGAAGAACTGA
- a CDS encoding nitroreductase family protein yields the protein MTLFSVDSQTCRRDGSCAAVCPMKIIHFAEDGSPPWLGPDAEELCIACGHCVAVCPHGALSHRKVPPDVCPPMGKDWPLSRNAVSALLRGRRSIRVFRERPVEPGLVEELIALAAHAPSAHNMQPVRWLVVSGQERIQPIAGLVVAWMRSLIAAASPLAETFHMARTVLQWESGKDPIARQAPCLVVAHAAKDARLAATACTIALTYLELAAPSHGLGACWAGYINTAANLSPPLLQALDLPEEHLSYGVMMLGYPKYTYHRIPKRKAPSIIWR from the coding sequence ATGACCCTTTTTTCAGTGGATTCTCAGACGTGCAGGAGGGACGGCAGCTGTGCTGCGGTATGCCCTATGAAGATCATCCATTTCGCGGAGGACGGTTCCCCGCCTTGGCTGGGGCCGGATGCCGAAGAGCTCTGCATCGCCTGCGGGCATTGCGTCGCGGTCTGCCCCCATGGGGCCCTTTCCCATCGAAAGGTGCCCCCGGATGTCTGTCCGCCAATGGGGAAGGACTGGCCGCTTTCTCGGAATGCCGTCTCGGCCCTTCTGCGGGGTCGACGTTCCATCCGGGTCTTCAGGGAGCGCCCGGTCGAGCCAGGGCTGGTCGAGGAACTGATCGCGCTTGCAGCGCATGCCCCGTCCGCACACAATATGCAGCCCGTCAGGTGGCTGGTGGTTTCCGGGCAGGAACGGATCCAGCCGATTGCAGGCTTGGTCGTCGCTTGGATGAGGTCATTGATCGCGGCCGCATCGCCCCTGGCTGAAACGTTCCATATGGCGCGGACCGTTTTGCAGTGGGAATCCGGCAAGGATCCGATCGCCCGGCAAGCCCCCTGCCTGGTGGTGGCGCATGCGGCGAAGGACGCGCGGCTTGCGGCCACCGCCTGCACCATCGCACTGACCTATCTCGAACTGGCAGCCCCTTCCCACGGGCTCGGGGCGTGTTGGGCCGGTTACATCAATACGGCCGCCAACCTATCGCCGCCGCTGTTGCAGGCGCTCGATCTGCCGGAGGAACACCTTTCCTACGGGGTCATGATGCTCGGGTATCCCAAATACACGTACCATAGGATCCCGAAGCGCAAAGCCCCCTCGATCATCTGGCGCTGA
- a CDS encoding sulfide/dihydroorotate dehydrogenase-like FAD/NAD-binding protein gives MFEILKRQEMAGGTVVLNEISAPAIARKAKPGQFVILKANETGERIPLTMADTDPKKGTITIIYQVVGKSTTLFKSLQVGERFQDVIGPLGQATHLEKLGTVVCVGGGTGVAVLHPITRGLKEIGNRVIAIIGARTKDLLILEDKMKAASNELHVCTDDGSYGHHGFVTDVLKEILEKEDVKMVVGIGPVPMMKFVCKVTEQYKVKTLVSLNAIMVDGTGMCGCCRVTIGGETRFACVDGPEFDGHKVDFDELSQRLNAYKEDEAVAMQQYACKCQAG, from the coding sequence ATGTTCGAAATCTTGAAACGGCAGGAAATGGCCGGCGGGACAGTCGTTCTGAACGAGATCAGTGCGCCCGCGATCGCCAGGAAGGCCAAGCCGGGACAATTTGTCATTCTGAAGGCCAATGAGACCGGAGAGCGTATCCCTCTGACCATGGCCGATACGGACCCGAAAAAGGGCACCATCACGATCATTTATCAGGTGGTGGGCAAATCCACCACGCTGTTCAAGTCGCTGCAGGTGGGCGAGCGTTTTCAGGATGTCATCGGGCCGCTCGGGCAAGCGACCCATCTCGAAAAACTCGGGACGGTGGTGTGCGTGGGCGGTGGAACCGGCGTGGCCGTCCTGCACCCCATTACACGCGGATTGAAGGAAATAGGCAACCGTGTCATCGCGATCATCGGCGCGCGCACGAAAGACCTGCTGATCCTGGAAGACAAGATGAAGGCGGCTTCGAACGAGCTGCACGTGTGTACGGATGACGGCAGCTACGGCCATCATGGGTTTGTGACGGATGTCCTGAAGGAGATCCTCGAAAAGGAAGACGTCAAGATGGTGGTCGGTATCGGCCCGGTTCCCATGATGAAGTTCGTCTGCAAGGTGACGGAGCAGTACAAGGTCAAGACCCTCGTCAGTCTGAACGCCATTATGGTCGACGGCACGGGGATGTGCGGCTGCTGCCGGGTGACCATCGGGGGCGAGACCCGATTCGCTTGTGTCGACGGTCCTGAGTTCGACGGCCACAAGGTCGATTTCGACGAGTTGTCGCAGCGCCTGAATGCCTACAAGGAAGACGAGGCTGTGGCGATGCAGCAGTATGCCTGCAAGTGCCAGGCGGGTTGA